The proteins below are encoded in one region of Apium graveolens cultivar Ventura chromosome 4, ASM990537v1, whole genome shotgun sequence:
- the LOC141717135 gene encoding aquaporin SIP1-2-like, which produces MGAIKSAMGDFVLTFLWVFSASTLGVITSMIGSNFGVKGLLFEVFCMAFLTLVMLFAFGSIGEALGGATFNPTDFVTFYAAGVRTDHSLFSASLRLPAQAAGAACGALAIMEVIPKQYKHMMMGPSLKVDLHTGAIAEGLLTFGITFLVLLIILRGPNNALLKNWLLSMSTVVLVFAGSAYTGPAMNPAVAFGWAYVDKRHNTWEQFYVFWICPFVGAILSASLFRVVFTPPAKQKTA; this is translated from the exons ATGGGTGCGATAAAATCAGCGATGGGCGATTTCGTATTAACGTTTCTGTGGGTGTTTAGTGCTTCCACGTTAGGAGTGATCACCTCCATGATCGGGTCTAATTTTGGAGTAAAAGGCCTGTTATTTGAAGTATTTTGCATGGCATTTCTTACGCTTGTTATGTTATTTGCTTTCGGTTCAATCGGTGAGGCATTGGGCGGTGCTACTTTTAATCCCACTGATTTCGTCACCTTTTATGCCGCCGGCGTCCGTACTGATCATTCCTTGTTCTCTGCTTCTCTCCGTCTTCCCGCTCAG GCAGCAGGAGCAGCTTGTGGTGCATTGGCAATTATGGAGGTAATTCCAAAACAGTATAAGCACATGATGATGGGACCATCTTTGAAAGTCGACTTGCACACCGGAGCCATTGCCGAGGGACTGTTGACCTTTGGGATTACCTTTCTTGTTCTTCTTATTATCCTTAGGGGTCCTAATAACGCACTTTTGAAGAACTGGTTGCTATCTATGTCAACTGTTGTATTAGTTTTTGCAGGTTCCGCGTATACAGGCCCTGCTATGAATCCTGCCGTT GCCTTCGGTTGGGCATATGTAGATAAACGGCACAATACATGGGAGCAGTTTTATGTTTTCTGGATTTGTCCCTTCGTTGGGGCAATATTATCAGCTTCACTTTTCCGAGTTGTTTTCACACCCCCTGCAAAGCAGAAGACAGCCTAA
- the LOC141717134 gene encoding serine/threonine-protein kinase AGC1-7-like → MDAGLENAPYSNNDRTKEDPLQNNILTAAKKNVHHNRSSSSEKLRPHTGGDIRWEAINSISSRETLTITHFRLLKRLGYGDIGSVYLVQLRGTSAFFAMKVMDKESIASRNKLIRTQTEREILGLLDHPFLPTLYSYFETDKYYCLVMEFCSGGNLYSLRQKQPQKYFTEEAARFFASEVLLAIEYLHMLGIVYRDLKPENVLVREQGHIMLSDFDLSLRCSVNPTLVKSSSTYMNSGNASAAGILENENVTHGVQPSSFFPRILPSKKSRKSKSDFGLFVGGALPELMAEPTNVRSMSFVGTHEYLAPEIIRGEGHGSAVDWWTFGIFLYELLHGMTPFKGSGNRATLFNVVGQPLKFPDHPHVSSAARDLIRGLLVKEPHKRIAYKRGATEIKQHPFFEGTNWALVRSATPPHVPDPVDFSQYACKDAVQLEKKVTNVTHDKNNTSKDDSSYIDFEYF, encoded by the exons ATGGACGCTGGTTTGGAAAATGCTCCCTATTCTAACAATGATCGAACTAAAGAGGACCCACTACAAAACAACATCTTGACTGCTGCCAAAAAGAATGTTCATCACAATCGCAGCAGCAGCTCAGAGAAGCTAAGGCCTCATACTGGTGGTGATATTCGATGGGAGGCCATTAACTCTATTTCATCCAGAGAAACTCTTACTATTACCCACTTTCGACTCTTGAAGCGGCTTGGTTATGGTGACATTGGAAGTGTCTATCTTGTCCAACTAAGAGGAACTAGCGCCTTTTTTGCCATGAAAGTCATGGACAAGGAATCTATTGCGAGCAGAAATAAGCTAATCCGAACTCAAACGGAAAGGGAGATTCTCGGTCTTCTGGACCATCCATTTTTGCCCACTTTATATTCTTACTTTGAGACTGATAAATACTATTGCTTGGTCATGGAGTTCTGTAGTGGCGGTAATCTTTATAGTCTTCGACAGAAGCAACCCCAAAAGTACTTCACAGAAGAAGCTGCACG ATTTTTTGCATCGGAGGTATTGTTGGCAATTGAGTATCTGCATATGTTAGGAATAGTTTACAGAGATCTGAAGCCAGAAAATGTGCTAGTTAGAGAACAAGGTCATATTATGCTATCTGATTTTGATCTATCACTTCGATGTTCTGTCAATCCAACACTTGTCAAGTCGTCCTCGACATATATGAACAGTGGTAATGCAAGTGCAGCTGGCATTTTAGAGAATGAGAATGTCACACATGGTGTCCAGCCATCAAGTTTCTTCCCACGTATCCTACCTTCTAAAAAGAGTCGAAAATCCAAATCAGACTTTGGCCTGTTTGTGGGAGGAGCCTTGCCAGAACTAATGGCCGAGCCAACAAATGTGCGGTCAATGTCATTTGTTGGCACTCATGAATATTTAGCTCCTGAAATCATTCGCGGAGAGGGTCATGGTAGTGCAGTGGACTGGTGGACGTTCGGCATATTCTTGTACGAGCTTTTACATGGAATGACACCTTTCAAGGGATCTGGAAATCGCGCCACACTTTTTAACGTAGTAGGACAACCACTGAAGTTCCCAGATCATCCTCATGTAAGTTCTGCAGCTCGTGATCTTATTCGCGGTTTACTGGTGAAGGAACCGCATAAAAGAATTGCGTATAAGAGGGGTGCTACAGAAATCAAACAACACCCATTCTTCGAGGGAACAAACTGGGCTCTAGTGAGGAGCGCAACGCCTCCCCACGTACCTGATCCTGTGGACTTTTCACAGTATGCTTGTAAAGATGCAGTTCAACTAGAAAAGAAAGTGACTAATGTTACACATGATAAGAACAATACAAGTAAAGATGATTCTTCTTATATCGATTTCGAGTATTTTTAG